One window from the genome of Pararhizobium gei encodes:
- a CDS encoding phytanoyl-CoA dioxygenase family protein: MKTDNILELRAGRVWLTQAACDLEDFKAEVKRTTELSDYPFASAVEKNILIYDGADVLRAAADEEGRRAVLAEFCEAFATGPGVIVLKGAFTDMTVIDGASAIFEAIIEEQRRTDSGGGDHFAKPGANDRIWNSLEKHCLKDPENFAAYFGNGLISLASEAWLGPSYQMTAQVNRVNPGGAAQSAHRDYHLGFQSPAIIERFPAHVHRLSPVLTLQGAVAHCDMPIETGPTLFLPYSQTYVPGYLALKRPEFSDYFDRNHVQLPLSKGDLVFFNPALFHAAGTNRSANIKRVANLLQVSSAFGRAMETVNRGRMSTVLYPAIKTMLADERLTVWEAQNAIAACAEGYSFPTNLDRDPPIGGLAPKTQAQLMREALDGGWAADAFEQALAEQADKKLS; encoded by the coding sequence ATGAAAACAGACAATATTCTGGAACTGCGCGCCGGCCGGGTATGGCTGACGCAGGCTGCATGCGATCTGGAGGATTTCAAGGCCGAGGTGAAACGGACGACAGAGCTTTCGGATTACCCCTTCGCCTCGGCGGTCGAGAAGAACATCCTGATCTATGACGGGGCGGACGTGTTGCGCGCGGCAGCGGACGAGGAGGGGCGGCGCGCCGTGCTGGCCGAATTCTGCGAGGCCTTCGCCACCGGTCCCGGCGTCATTGTTCTGAAAGGCGCTTTTACCGATATGACGGTGATCGATGGAGCAAGTGCGATCTTCGAAGCCATCATCGAGGAGCAGCGTCGCACCGATAGCGGCGGCGGCGACCATTTTGCCAAGCCCGGTGCGAACGACCGGATCTGGAACTCGCTGGAAAAGCATTGCTTGAAAGATCCGGAAAATTTTGCCGCCTATTTCGGCAACGGCCTTATCTCGCTTGCCAGCGAAGCCTGGCTTGGACCGAGCTACCAGATGACGGCGCAGGTGAACCGGGTCAATCCGGGCGGGGCGGCGCAATCGGCGCACCGCGATTATCATCTCGGCTTCCAGTCGCCAGCGATCATCGAACGGTTTCCGGCCCATGTGCACCGGCTGTCGCCCGTGCTGACGCTGCAGGGGGCGGTCGCCCATTGCGATATGCCGATCGAAACCGGACCCACGCTGTTCCTGCCCTATAGCCAGACCTATGTTCCCGGCTATCTCGCGTTGAAGCGGCCGGAATTTTCCGACTATTTCGACCGCAACCATGTGCAGTTGCCGCTGTCAAAGGGCGATCTGGTCTTCTTCAATCCGGCACTCTTCCATGCCGCCGGCACGAACCGGTCGGCGAATATCAAGCGGGTGGCAAACCTGCTGCAGGTGTCGTCGGCCTTTGGCCGCGCCATGGAGACGGTCAATCGCGGGCGCATGAGCACGGTGCTCTATCCCGCTATAAAGACCATGCTGGCTGACGAACGACTGACGGTGTGGGAGGCGCAGAATGCCATTGCAGCCTGTGCGGAAGGGTATTCCTTCCCCACCAATCTCGATCGAGATCCACCCATCGGCGGGCTCGCACCGAAGACGCAGGCACAATTGATGCGGGAGGCGCTCGACGGCGGGTGGGCGGCGGATGCCTTCGAACAGGCGCTGGCGGAGCAAGCCGACAAAAAGCTGAGTTGA
- a CDS encoding NYN domain-containing protein: protein MGNRIMQARVAVLIDAENLSAACAKQVFDAVSAHGATTIRRAYGDFAGGCGIRWLGMVPLHAIDAVQVCSPTKGKNSGDMRMTIDAVELLIADRADTFCLVSGDADFTPLAVHLRGAGKRVIGIGGERASVSFRQSCTAFHVVSAPNKTPSQAVAKSPVRPASVHAGSDLLPLVQAAIGKLNGNGGWITLGRLGAALRVVDPGFQPKRYGSVSLKKVLLKEPALEIETREGSDFVRVRRGIALVSG from the coding sequence ATGGGGAACAGGATCATGCAGGCTCGGGTCGCAGTTTTGATTGATGCGGAAAATCTGTCCGCTGCTTGTGCGAAACAGGTTTTCGACGCAGTAAGCGCCCATGGCGCGACGACGATACGGCGCGCCTATGGCGACTTCGCGGGCGGCTGCGGCATCCGCTGGCTCGGAATGGTCCCATTGCATGCGATTGATGCGGTGCAGGTCTGCAGCCCGACGAAGGGCAAGAATTCAGGCGACATGCGTATGACCATTGATGCGGTCGAGCTTTTGATAGCCGACCGCGCAGACACGTTTTGCCTCGTTTCCGGAGATGCGGACTTTACGCCGCTCGCTGTTCATCTGCGGGGTGCTGGGAAGCGTGTGATCGGTATTGGCGGCGAGCGCGCGTCGGTTTCGTTTCGACAAAGCTGCACCGCGTTTCATGTCGTGAGCGCCCCGAACAAAACACCGTCGCAGGCAGTTGCCAAATCCCCGGTCAGGCCGGCATCGGTTCACGCCGGCTCTGACCTGTTGCCGCTTGTCCAGGCAGCGATCGGCAAACTGAACGGGAATGGCGGCTGGATTACGCTCGGCAGGCTCGGTGCCGCCCTGCGCGTCGTCGATCCAGGTTTTCAGCCAAAACGCTACGGCTCGGTCAGCTTGAAGAAGGTCTTGCTGAAAGAACCGGCGCTCGAAATCGAAACGCGGGAAGGCAGCGACTTCGTGCGTGTCAGGCGCGGCATTGCGCTCGTTTCTGGCTGA
- a CDS encoding TolB family protein has protein sequence MRSSVEIHTLATGESRVVWQTDKLVEAPNWSPDGQSLVFNGDGLLYRLSVSGGEPATIDTGFAARCNNDHGISPDGKTIAITDKTEFGISTIYTLPAEGGTPTLITQNRPSYWHGWSPDGKTLTYCGIRNQVFDIYTIGVRGGDETRLTFGEGRNDGPDFSADGQWVYFNSSRTGRMQIWRVRPDGTEVQRVTNSDYGDWFPHPSPDGRNLLVISYDGDVFDHPRDLTVRLRLMDPDGGNARILFELFGGQGTINVPNWSPDGTAFAFVRYEPESS, from the coding sequence ATGCGCAGTTCCGTGGAAATCCATACACTCGCGACCGGCGAGAGCCGCGTGGTGTGGCAAACGGACAAGCTCGTGGAGGCACCGAACTGGTCTCCGGACGGACAGTCGTTGGTCTTCAACGGCGACGGGCTGCTGTACCGACTGTCGGTCAGCGGCGGCGAGCCTGCGACGATCGACACGGGCTTTGCCGCGCGCTGCAACAACGACCACGGCATCTCGCCCGATGGCAAGACGATCGCCATCACCGACAAGACCGAATTCGGCATCTCGACGATCTACACGCTGCCGGCAGAGGGCGGCACGCCGACCCTGATCACCCAGAACCGGCCGTCCTACTGGCATGGCTGGTCACCGGACGGCAAGACGCTGACCTATTGCGGCATCCGCAACCAGGTTTTCGACATTTACACGATCGGCGTCAGAGGCGGTGACGAGACCCGCCTGACCTTCGGCGAAGGCCGCAACGACGGGCCGGACTTTAGCGCCGACGGTCAATGGGTCTATTTCAACTCGAGCCGCACCGGCCGCATGCAGATCTGGCGCGTCCGGCCCGATGGAACCGAGGTGCAGCGCGTCACCAACAGCGACTATGGCGACTGGTTTCCGCATCCGTCTCCGGATGGGCGAAACCTGCTGGTCATTTCCTATGACGGGGATGTCTTCGATCATCCGCGCGACCTGACTGTGCGGTTGCGGCTGATGGACCCTGACGGCGGCAATGCGCGCATTCTCTTCGAGTTGTTCGGCGGGCAGGGGACGATCAATGTTCCGAACTGGTCGCCTGATGGAACGGCATTCGCCTTCGTGCGATACGAGCCCGAGTCGTCATAA
- a CDS encoding NAD+ synthase, with the protein MTEQQTPPTTLRIAVAQINPTVGDVAGNLAKAREARADAARQGADLLLLTELFLSGYPPEDLVLKPAFLKACAKAVEDLAADTADGGPGVIVGFPRQGTAGRHNSCAVLDGGKILVLRDKIDLPNYGEFDEKRVFVAGAMPGPVNFRGVRIGVPICEEIWNDMGICETLAESGAEILLVPNGSPYYRGKVDVRYQVVLRQVIESGLPIIYANQVGGQDELVFDGASFAFNADKSLAFQMSQFEDAVDVSTWKRTDSGWVCAAGPKTHIPEREEADYRACLLGFRDYVNKNGFKNVVLGLSGGIDSAICAAIAVDALGEERVRTVMLPYRYTSSDSFKDAEECAKALGCRYDIIPIEEPVRGFLGALSETFEGTEPGITEENLQSRTRGTILMALSNKFGSMVVTTGNKSEMSVGYATLYGDMNGGFNPIKDLYKMQVYAISRWRNTMVPPGALGPSGEVIPKNIIDKAPSAELRPDQTDQDSLPPYPVLDDILECLVELEMGTEEIVARGHDIATVHRIEHLLYIAEYKRRQSAPGVKITRKNFGRDRRYPITNRFRDR; encoded by the coding sequence ATGACCGAGCAACAAACCCCACCGACCACGCTGCGCATCGCCGTCGCGCAAATCAATCCGACGGTTGGCGATGTCGCCGGCAATCTTGCCAAGGCGCGTGAGGCGCGGGCGGATGCAGCACGGCAGGGGGCGGACCTGCTGCTTCTGACGGAGTTGTTCCTTTCCGGCTATCCTCCCGAGGATCTGGTGCTGAAGCCAGCTTTCCTGAAGGCCTGTGCCAAGGCGGTCGAGGATCTGGCAGCGGACACGGCGGATGGCGGGCCGGGTGTAATCGTCGGTTTTCCGCGCCAGGGCACGGCCGGGCGCCATAATTCCTGCGCCGTGCTCGACGGCGGCAAGATCCTGGTTCTGCGCGACAAGATCGACCTGCCAAATTACGGCGAATTCGATGAAAAACGCGTCTTCGTGGCGGGCGCGATGCCGGGGCCGGTGAATTTTCGCGGGGTACGCATCGGCGTGCCGATCTGCGAGGAAATCTGGAACGACATGGGCATATGCGAGACGCTGGCGGAAAGCGGCGCTGAAATCCTGCTGGTGCCGAACGGGTCGCCTTACTACCGCGGAAAGGTCGATGTCCGCTACCAGGTCGTGCTGCGCCAGGTGATCGAAAGCGGACTTCCGATCATCTACGCCAATCAGGTGGGAGGACAGGACGAACTGGTGTTCGACGGGGCGAGCTTCGCCTTCAATGCCGACAAAAGCCTGGCTTTCCAGATGAGCCAGTTCGAGGACGCGGTCGATGTATCCACATGGAAGAGGACCGATAGCGGCTGGGTCTGTGCCGCCGGCCCGAAAACGCATATTCCGGAGCGGGAAGAGGCCGATTACCGGGCGTGCCTTCTGGGATTTCGCGACTACGTCAACAAGAACGGCTTCAAGAATGTCGTGCTCGGCCTGTCCGGCGGCATCGATTCGGCGATTTGCGCCGCGATCGCCGTGGATGCGCTGGGTGAGGAACGGGTGCGCACGGTGATGCTTCCCTATCGCTATACCTCGTCGGATTCGTTCAAGGATGCCGAGGAATGTGCGAAGGCGCTCGGCTGCCGTTACGATATCATCCCGATCGAGGAGCCCGTGCGCGGCTTTCTCGGCGCCCTGTCTGAAACATTCGAGGGGACGGAGCCGGGTATCACGGAAGAAAACCTGCAGAGCCGAACGCGCGGCACGATCCTGATGGCGCTGTCGAACAAGTTCGGTTCGATGGTGGTGACGACAGGCAACAAGTCGGAAATGTCGGTCGGCTATGCGACGCTCTACGGCGACATGAATGGCGGTTTCAACCCGATCAAGGACCTGTACAAGATGCAGGTCTATGCGATTTCACGCTGGCGCAATACCATGGTGCCGCCCGGCGCGCTCGGCCCCTCTGGGGAAGTGATTCCGAAGAACATAATCGACAAGGCGCCTTCGGCCGAATTGCGGCCGGACCAGACGGACCAGGATTCGCTGCCGCCCTATCCCGTCCTCGACGATATCCTTGAATGCCTCGTCGAATTGGAAATGGGCACCGAGGAGATCGTGGCGCGCGGCCATGACATCGCGACGGTGCACCGGATCGAGCATCTGCTTTACATCGCCGAATACAAGCGTCGGCAGTCGGCGCCGGGCGTCAAGATCACCCGGAAGAATTTCGGTCGCGACCGGCGCTATCCGATCACCAACCGGTTCCGGGACCGCTGA
- a CDS encoding LTA synthase family protein, translating into MAVTATDRPLADIGVRGSKTISIAGRLSVSLILSILLIFSVEWMTRDSAPEALAYFLDPMRPGWTTVGVFFLLFLALDAAFGRENYGAILVAPLALVPALISRQKQIFLSDPLYPTDFLFGRQIMELMPALVRDRPWTAVGMAVGLVASVLTLAWLLRFAWRRFPLMSRRQRLTRLVVALPLLASFYHMMDYNTFSWVRDRLRVIPIMWDQTENYRHNGFIMAFALNLPMANITAPTGYMSDAIDKIPTEPVPAGTTHRGKPDVIVLMSESFWDPTRLPNVKLSPDPMPTIREMQSGNVFSPEFGGMTANVEFEALTGFSNAFLPYGSIPYQQYIRNPIPSLATFFRGEGYVARAVHPFQRWFWNRSAVYKAFGFEQFKSEENMPVMQKRGIFASDESLTKEIIHQADQLRDPFFFFTVTLQGHGPYEANRYAKNTIKVEGNLPEADRQVLATYAQGIKEADDSLKMLMDWARERDRETIIVLFGDHLPPLNTVYPNTGFMNDVTASRKGPMEQMKAQHETPLVVWSNRTGPVKDIGTISPAFLSYQILKQGGFEHPYYTGFLGNVFQKYPVIDRFMLIDAAGKETPSWSRQKTTPALIRDYRFLQHDMMFGERFGTERFFQSHADLFAGAL; encoded by the coding sequence ATGGCCGTCACAGCCACCGATCGCCCGCTGGCCGATATCGGTGTTCGCGGCAGCAAGACCATATCGATTGCCGGCCGCCTCTCTGTGTCGCTCATCCTGTCGATCCTGTTGATTTTTTCCGTAGAGTGGATGACACGGGATTCGGCGCCGGAAGCCTTGGCCTATTTTCTCGATCCCATGCGTCCAGGCTGGACGACCGTGGGCGTGTTCTTCCTGCTGTTCCTTGCGCTTGATGCCGCATTTGGGCGCGAGAACTACGGCGCCATTCTCGTTGCGCCGCTGGCGCTCGTCCCGGCGTTGATCAGCCGTCAGAAGCAGATTTTTCTGTCAGATCCGCTCTATCCCACCGACTTTCTGTTTGGCCGCCAGATCATGGAACTCATGCCGGCCCTGGTACGCGATCGCCCCTGGACAGCCGTTGGCATGGCGGTCGGTCTCGTCGCCTCCGTCCTCACGCTTGCCTGGCTGCTGCGCTTTGCGTGGCGCCGCTTTCCCCTCATGAGCCGCCGGCAGCGACTGACACGGCTTGTCGTGGCGCTACCGCTGCTCGCCTCCTTTTACCACATGATGGACTACAACACCTTCTCTTGGGTGCGGGATCGGCTTCGCGTCATCCCCATCATGTGGGATCAGACCGAAAACTATCGCCATAACGGCTTCATCATGGCATTCGCGCTGAACCTGCCGATGGCCAATATCACGGCTCCGACAGGCTATATGTCCGACGCGATCGACAAGATCCCGACCGAGCCCGTCCCCGCGGGGACAACCCATCGTGGCAAGCCTGATGTCATCGTGCTGATGAGCGAATCCTTCTGGGATCCGACCCGCCTGCCCAACGTCAAGCTGTCGCCCGATCCGATGCCGACGATCCGTGAGATGCAATCCGGCAACGTCTTCTCGCCCGAGTTCGGCGGCATGACCGCGAATGTCGAATTCGAAGCCCTGACCGGTTTCTCGAACGCTTTCCTGCCCTATGGCAGCATCCCCTATCAGCAATATATCCGCAACCCGATCCCTTCGCTCGCCACCTTCTTCCGCGGCGAAGGCTATGTGGCGCGTGCCGTGCATCCCTTCCAGCGCTGGTTCTGGAACCGCAGCGCCGTCTACAAGGCGTTCGGCTTCGAGCAGTTCAAGTCGGAAGAGAACATGCCCGTCATGCAGAAGCGCGGCATTTTCGCATCGGACGAATCGCTGACAAAGGAGATCATCCATCAGGCCGACCAGTTGCGCGATCCCTTCTTCTTCTTCACAGTGACGCTGCAGGGCCATGGTCCTTACGAAGCCAACCGCTACGCGAAGAACACGATCAAGGTAGAGGGCAACCTGCCGGAAGCCGACCGTCAGGTTCTTGCAACCTATGCGCAGGGCATCAAGGAAGCCGATGACAGCCTGAAGATGCTCATGGACTGGGCCAGGGAGCGTGACCGCGAAACGATCATCGTGCTTTTTGGCGATCACCTGCCGCCGCTTAACACCGTCTATCCTAACACCGGTTTCATGAACGACGTCACCGCGTCGCGCAAAGGTCCGATGGAGCAGATGAAAGCCCAGCATGAGACGCCGCTTGTCGTCTGGTCCAACAGGACCGGTCCCGTGAAGGATATCGGCACGATCAGCCCGGCTTTCCTCTCCTACCAGATCCTCAAGCAGGGCGGCTTCGAGCATCCCTACTACACGGGCTTTCTCGGCAACGTCTTCCAGAAATATCCGGTCATCGACCGCTTCATGCTGATCGACGCCGCCGGTAAGGAAACGCCCTCCTGGTCGCGGCAGAAGACGACGCCGGCCCTCATCCGCGACTACCGGTTCCTGCAGCATGACATGATGTTCGGAGAACGGTTCGGCACAGAGCGGTTTTTCCAGTCGCATGCCGATCTTTTTGCCGGAGCGCTGTGA
- a CDS encoding DUF1003 domain-containing protein yields MPHLDEISHILFGKPSGELGAVERLVLHRSKERKTLSQDTNAAFVANQGVGDRLADSIARVGGSWGFIIAFLTFLAVWTTANTILLSRTAFDPYPFIFLNLLLSMIAALQAPIIMMSQNRQATKDRFDAAKDYEVNLKSEVELISLHNKIDTVLLREIAELRDDVRRLHAQLERERNSGPSGT; encoded by the coding sequence ATGCCGCATCTCGATGAAATCTCCCATATTCTTTTCGGCAAGCCCAGCGGCGAACTCGGTGCCGTCGAGCGGCTTGTGCTTCACCGCAGCAAGGAGCGAAAGACACTTTCCCAGGATACGAATGCGGCTTTCGTGGCAAATCAGGGCGTCGGCGATCGGCTGGCAGACAGCATCGCCCGCGTCGGCGGATCCTGGGGCTTCATCATAGCCTTCCTGACCTTTCTTGCCGTTTGGACCACGGCCAATACGATCCTTCTCTCCCGCACGGCATTCGATCCATACCCGTTCATCTTCCTCAATCTGCTTTTGTCGATGATCGCGGCCCTTCAGGCGCCGATCATCATGATGTCCCAGAACCGGCAGGCGACGAAGGACCGTTTTGATGCTGCAAAGGACTATGAGGTCAATCTGAAGTCGGAGGTCGAATTGATTTCGCTCCACAACAAGATCGATACGGTGCTCTTGCGCGAGATCGCCGAACTGCGCGACGACGTCCGCAGGCTGCACGCCCAGTTGGAACGCGAACGGAATTCCGGCCCGTCCGGGACTTGA
- a CDS encoding GFA family protein — protein sequence MTDMHTGSCNCGAVRFSTRGVLREVVACHCSQCRRQTGLYYAATNVLDRDLEVTGAGNVTWYRSSPEAQRGFCRTCGSALFWKMDGQDYTSIMAGVFDLPTGLAIGRHIFCADKGDFYAIEDGLPQFAQSDL from the coding sequence ATGACTGACATGCATACCGGATCGTGCAATTGCGGCGCTGTGCGATTCTCGACGCGCGGCGTGTTGCGGGAGGTCGTTGCCTGTCATTGCTCCCAGTGCCGACGGCAGACCGGCCTCTACTATGCCGCGACCAATGTTCTCGACCGCGATCTGGAAGTTACCGGAGCCGGCAATGTCACATGGTACCGGTCAAGCCCGGAAGCGCAGCGCGGGTTTTGCAGAACCTGCGGCTCGGCGTTGTTCTGGAAGATGGATGGGCAAGACTATACCTCGATCATGGCAGGCGTCTTCGACCTGCCGACTGGCCTTGCGATCGGTCGCCACATATTCTGCGCCGACAAGGGTGATTTCTATGCGATCGAGGACGGGCTGCCTCAGTTTGCGCAATCGGACCTCTGA
- a CDS encoding class II 3-deoxy-7-phosphoheptulonate synthase, with product MAQNWTPSSWRHKPIQQVPDYPDLAALSATEAQLATFPPLVFAGEARRLKSQLAKVSEGKGFLLQGGDCAESFAEHGADTIRDFFRAFLQMAVVLTFGAQQPVVKVGRIAGQFAKPRSSNIEKQGEVELPSYRGDIINGIEFNDKARIPDPERQVMAYRQSAATLNLLRAFAMGGYANLDNVHQWMLGFVKDSPQAERYRKLADRISETMDFMKAIGITPETNPNLRETDFFTSHEALLLGYEQALTRVDSTSGDWYATSGHMIWIGDRTRQADHAHIEYCRGIKNPLGLKCGPSLTGDGLIELIDLLNPQNEAGRLTLICRFGHDKVAEHLPRLIRAVEKEGRKVVWSCDPMHGNTITLNHYKTRPFERILSEVESFFQIHRAEGTHPGGIHIEMTGNDVTECTGGARALSGADLADRYHTHCDPRLNADQALELAFLLAERMKGGRDEKRMVVNG from the coding sequence ATGGCACAGAATTGGACACCCAGCAGCTGGCGGCACAAGCCCATCCAGCAGGTTCCGGACTATCCGGATCTGGCGGCGCTGAGCGCGACCGAAGCGCAGCTTGCGACCTTCCCGCCGCTGGTGTTTGCCGGTGAGGCGCGCCGTCTGAAGAGCCAGCTTGCCAAGGTTTCCGAGGGCAAGGGCTTCCTGCTGCAGGGCGGCGATTGCGCCGAGAGCTTTGCCGAGCACGGTGCCGACACGATCCGCGACTTCTTCCGCGCCTTCCTGCAGATGGCCGTCGTTCTCACCTTTGGCGCGCAGCAGCCGGTCGTCAAGGTCGGTCGCATCGCCGGTCAGTTCGCCAAGCCGCGTTCCTCGAATATCGAGAAGCAGGGCGAGGTGGAACTGCCCAGCTATCGCGGCGACATCATCAACGGCATCGAATTCAACGACAAGGCCCGCATTCCGGACCCGGAACGCCAGGTCATGGCCTACCGCCAGTCAGCTGCGACGCTGAACCTGTTGCGCGCTTTCGCGATGGGCGGCTATGCCAATCTCGACAACGTGCACCAGTGGATGCTCGGCTTCGTCAAGGATAGCCCGCAGGCCGAGCGTTACCGCAAGCTCGCCGACCGGATTTCCGAGACGATGGATTTCATGAAGGCGATCGGGATCACGCCGGAGACCAATCCCAACCTGCGCGAGACCGATTTCTTCACCAGTCATGAGGCGCTTCTGCTCGGTTACGAGCAGGCGCTGACGCGGGTTGATTCGACGTCCGGCGACTGGTATGCGACCTCCGGCCACATGATCTGGATCGGCGACCGCACACGTCAGGCCGACCATGCCCATATCGAATATTGCCGCGGTATCAAGAACCCGCTTGGCCTGAAATGCGGACCGTCTCTGACAGGTGACGGCCTGATCGAACTGATCGACCTGCTCAACCCGCAGAACGAGGCCGGCCGCCTGACGCTGATCTGCCGCTTCGGTCACGACAAGGTTGCCGAGCATCTGCCGCGTCTCATCCGGGCTGTCGAGAAGGAAGGCCGCAAGGTCGTCTGGTCCTGCGATCCGATGCATGGCAACACGATCACGCTCAACCACTACAAGACCCGCCCGTTCGAGCGGATCCTGTCGGAAGTCGAGAGCTTCTTCCAGATCCACCGCGCCGAAGGCACGCATCCGGGTGGTATCCACATCGAGATGACCGGCAACGACGTGACGGAATGCACGGGCGGCGCCCGGGCCTTGTCCGGCGCCGACCTTGCCGATCGCTACCACACCCATTGCGATCCGCGCCTCAACGCCGATCAGGCGTTGGAGCTGGCCTTCCTGCTTGCCGAGCGTATGAAGGGCGGACGCGACGAGAAGCGCATGGTCGTCAATGGCTGA